A window of the Branchiostoma floridae strain S238N-H82 chromosome 12, Bfl_VNyyK, whole genome shotgun sequence genome harbors these coding sequences:
- the LOC118426985 gene encoding ferroptosis suppressor protein 1-like, whose amino-acid sequence MAAAASPAVIARILKRKEQEKKQKQHQHHHHHHRHSKRRGSHQGSNRTPSPATSPKGSPSTSPTSHFPVSPRRGSHPSPRISPKHPRPRRGSSPNPVGSASLPSLPSSHTNNLLTPSQSHSPAGSPVEQHDRTITDLTFVFGKNGSAHHKGSNHSRDASPKVSPGASPKSSPKKSHAKSNGSEEQANAHVVIVGGGYAGIAIARKLQGKINFTLIDPKECFHHHIGALRSAVRTDFAKKTFIPYDATFGKRFKQGRVKDVNTSDRTIILETGETISYTHLVIATGCTGPFPGRVDDTITTDEAISRYNNLAEQIETADKIVIVGGGVAGIELTGEILSAHKNKNVTLIHAHQHLINDDVLPGMRTKLHEKLARYGVTFILDERVKNLEEVATNVSKPTTVKTDAGTEVSADLVIRCTGVKPNTAVFTNNLGGKLDDSGRLKVNELFEVDGLEHVYAIGECNDVAEVKMPRHSTAQGELLAENIVRKLDNKEMKPHTHGQLMMEISLGPNAGVSQVKGLILGSFLTKYRKSKDLFVHRFWKKVMKQEVPH is encoded by the exons atggctgccgcaGCCTCGCCGGCGGTGATAGCGCGTATTTTGAAGAGGAAGgagcaagaaaagaaacaaaagcagCACCAAcaccaccatcatcaccatcgtCACAGCAAGCGACGGGGAAGTCACCAAGGGTCCAA CCGGACACCTTCTCCTGCGACAAGTCCTAAGGGGAGCCCATCGACAAGTCCAACGAGTCATTTCCCCGTCAGTCCTCGGCGCGGCTCGCACCCATCGCCGAGAATCAGTCCCAAACATCCCCGGCCCAGACGTGGTTCGTCGCCCAACCCCGTGGGCAGTGCGTCCCTCCCCAGCCTGCCGAGTTCGCACACAAACAATCTGCTCACGCCGTCGCAGTCTCATTCTCCGGCCGGCAGCCCTGTCGAGCAACATGACAGAACCATCACTGATCTGACCTTTGTCTTCGGCAAGAATGG TAGTGCACACCACAAGGGAAGTAACCACAGTCGAGACGCCTCACCAAAGGTCTCTCCAGGCGCCTCGCCAAAGTCTTCACCCAAGAAGAGTCACGCGAAGAGTAACGGGTCGGAGGAGCAGGCTAACGCCCACGTTGTCATAGTCGGTGGAGG GTACGCAGGTATAGCGATCGCACGGAAATTACAAGGCAAAATCAACTTTACTCTAATCGACCCAAAGGAATGCTTTCACCACCACATCGGCGCACTGAGGTCTGCCGTTAGAACAG ATTTTGCCAAGAAGACCTTCATTCCGTATGACGCTACGTTCGGGAAGCGGTTTAAACAAGGCCGTGTGAAGGACGTGAACACGTCTGACAGGACTATCATCCTGGAAACAG GAGAGACCATAAGTTACACCCATCTGGTTATCGCTACCGGATGTACGGGTCCGTTTCCTGGACGAGTCGATGACACCATCACGACTGATGAGGCCATCAGCAGGTACAACAATCTGGCGGAACAG ATTGAGACTGCTGACAAAATAGTGATAGTTGGCGGAGGAGTAGCGGGAATAGAACTTACGGGAGAAATTCTGTCCGCCCACAAAAATAAGAACGTCACACTGATCCACGCTCACCAGCATCTCATCAACGACGACGTTCTACCGGGCATGCGCACAAAGCTACACGAGAAACTAGCTAGATATGGCGTCACGTTTATTCTAG ATGAAAGAGTAAAGAATCTTGAGGAAGTTGCTACAAATGTCTCGAAGCCCACAACAGTCAAAACAGACGCCGGGACTGAAGTCAGTGCAGACCTGGTTATACGGTGTACGGGCGTCAAACCCAACACGGCAGTATTCACTAACAACTTAG GCGGCAAACTAGATGACTCAGGTCGGCTGAAAGTTAACGAGTTGTTTGAAGTGGACGGCCTTGAGCACGTGTATGCCATCGGGGAATGTAACGATGTGGCCGAGGTGAAGATGCCGAGGCACAGCACCGCACAGGGGGAACTTCTGGCGGAGAACATCGTCAGGAAATTGGACAACAAGGAGATGAAACCGCATACTCATG GTCAGCTAATGATGGAGATATCCCTGGGTCCAAATGCTGGCGTCAGTCAAGTCAAAGGTCTCATCCTCGGTAGTTTTCTTACCAAATACCGCAAGAGCAAGGATCTCTTCGTGCACCGCTTTTGGAAAAAGGTTATGAAACAGGAAGTGCCTCACTGA